One part of the Lycium ferocissimum isolate CSIRO_LF1 chromosome 8, AGI_CSIRO_Lferr_CH_V1, whole genome shotgun sequence genome encodes these proteins:
- the LOC132066334 gene encoding uncharacterized protein LOC132066334, producing the protein MFYVLDSSLTPIPPPKDDDCEEIIAQRKKREEDEFMRRGRILNTLSDCLYNLYTVESSAKKFWNALEFKYKAEEECTKKFLVSKYFEFKFNDDMPILAQVHELQVIVNQLRVARIELPASFQVGAIITKLPASWKGYMKKILHDSKDFSLEEIQKHLRIEEESRERDKNENSYSGNNKANALNKPSIKSNKEKQRNFSWS; encoded by the coding sequence atgttttatgtgctTGATTCAAGTCTTACTCCAATTCCTCCACCAAAGGATGATGATTGTGAAGAAATTATAGcacaaagaaaaaagagagaggaagaTGAATTCATGCGTAGAGGTCGCATTCTCAACACACTTTCCGATTGTCTTTATAATCTATATACTGTTGAATCTTCGGCAAAGAAATTCTGGAATGCTTTGGAATTCAAATACAAAGCCGAGGAGGAATGTACCAAAAAGTTTCTTGTTTCTAAGTATTTTGAGTTCAAGTTTAACGATGATATGCCTATTTTGGCACAAGTACATGAACTGCAGGTTATAGTAAATCAGTTGAGGGTTGCGAGAATTGAACTCCCTGCGTCTTTTCAAGTTGGAGCAATTATAACAAAATTGCCAGCATCTTGGAAAGGATATATGAAGAAAATTCTCCATGATTCTAAAGACTTTTCTTTGGAAGAAATTCAAAAGCACCTTCGAATTGAAGAGGAATCGAGGGAGAGAGATAAGAATGAAAATTCTTATAGTGGCAATAATAAAGCCAATGCTTTGAATAAGCCCTCAATTAAATCCAACAAAGAAAAGCAAAGGAATTTCTCTTGGTcctaa
- the LOC132068405 gene encoding CBL-interacting protein kinase 2-like has translation MEKKGNVLMQKYDLGRLLGQGNFAKVYYGRNLETGRSVAIKVIDKEKVLKAGLIEQTKREISVMALVEHPNVLQLYEVMATKSKIYLVVEHAKGGELFQKLTKGKLKEKLARKYFQQLISAVECCHSRGVYHRDLKPENVLLDDNGNLKVSDFGLSALAESKRQDGLLHTTCGTPAYVAPEVINRKGYDGAKADIWSCGVILFVLLAGYLPFQDSNLMEMYGKIRKAEFKCPNWFPSEVRKLLSRILDPNPHTRISIAKIKENSWFKKRLDSRNAGTKLEEKEKINVDANTLDSISLSESKLELPKPTNLNAFDIISLSSGFDLSGLFVSKDQKEDLQFISVKSASSIMSKLEEVGRNLKLEVMKKEAGFMRLEGSGEGSYGTLSIDAEIFEITPSFHLVELKKSNGDKVEYQKMLTQVIRPALEEIVWAWQGEQPNNS, from the coding sequence atggagaagaaaggaaatgtaCTGATGCAAAAATATGACTTGGGGAGATTATTAGGTCAAGGCAACTTTGCTAAGGTTTATTATGGAAGGAATCTTGAAACGGGACGGAGTGTAGCCATAAAGGTAATTGACAAAGAGAAGGTTCTCAAGGCCGGACTGATCGAACAAACGAAAAGAGAGATATCTGTTATGGCACTGGTCGAACACCCGAATGTTCTACAGCTATACGAGGTCATGGCAACTAAATCTAAGATTTACTTAGTCGTTGAACATGCCAAAGGCGGTGAGCTTTTTCAAAAGTTGACAAAGGGGAAGCTCAAGGAAAAGTTAGCTAGGAAGTACTTTCAGCAATTGATTAGTGCTGTTGAGTGTTGCCACAGCCGAGGCGTTTATCACCGTGATCTGAAACCGGAAAACGTTCTTCTGGATGACAATGGAAATCTTAAGGTATCTGACTTTGGGTTGAGCGCGTTGGCCGAGTCTAAGAGGCAGGACGGCTTACTCCACACAACGTGTGGGACCCCAGCTTATGTTGCACCTGAGGTGATTAACAGAAAAGGATATGATGGCGCCAAAGCTGACATCTGGTCTTGCGGGGTGATCTTATTCGTTTTGTTGGCCGGTTATCTTCCATTCCAAGACTCAAATCTTATGGAGATGTATGGAAAGATAAGGAAGGCTGAGTTCAAGTGCCCTAATTGGTTCCCATCAGAAGTGCGGAAATTACTTTCTAGGATCCTTGATCCGAACCCTCATACAAGGATTTCGATAgccaaaataaaggaaaactcCTGGTTCAAGAAAAGGTTGGATTCGAGAAACGCGGGAACCAAAttagaagaaaaggaaaagattaACGTAGATGCCAATACGCTTGACAGTATCTCTCTCTCTGAATCAAAGCTAGAGTTGCCAAAACCTACAAATTTAAATGCATTTGATATAATCTCTCTTTCAAGTGGATTCGACTTGTCTGGTTTATTCGTATCAAAGGATCAGAAGGAAGACTTGCAATTCATTTCGGTGAAGTCTGCTTCTTCTATCATGTCCAAACTTGAGGAAGTTGGCAGGAATCTAAAGCTGGAAGTAATGAAGAAAGAAGCTGGGTTTATGAGATTAGAGGGATCGGGTGAAGGTAGCTATGGGACTCTGTCCATTGATgctgaaatatttgaaattactCCGTCTTTCCACTTGGTTGAGCTGAAAAAGTCAAATGGTGATAAGGTGGAGTACCAAAAGATGCTGACACAAGTTATAAGACCTGCTCTGGAGGAAATTGTTTGGGCTTGGCAAGGCGAGCAGCCTAATAATAGTTAG
- the LOC132066917 gene encoding extensin-1-like: MRSFGKLGQWPLLAFTLAICIVASNVVADYSYGHTSPSPSKYYKSPYPSKHHVSTPYYKKPTKPVEHYPSHFYKSHSPSKYHSHLTVTYKHSPSHYYKSPSPLKYKSLLPLKHGYHKSPKPTKYYKSPSPSKHNYKSPKYYKSPAPSKYNKPKPPTKYYQSPVYYKSPPPPPPKYVKKSPTYYKSPPPPKYVQKSPTYYKSPPPPYYKPSPSYYKSSPPPPKYVQKSPTYYKSPPAPYYKLSPSYKSPPPPPKYM; encoded by the coding sequence ATGAGAAGCTTTGGGAAGTTGGGGCAATGGCCTCTACTTGCATTTACTTTGGCCATTTGCATAGTAGCCAGCAATGTTGTTGCTGATTACTCTTATGGCCACACTTCTCCATCTCCTTCTAAGTACTACAAGTCGCCTTATCCATCAAAGCATCATGTATCTACTCCTTACTACAAGAAACCAACAAAACCAGTTGAACATTATCCATCGCACTTCTACAAGTCACATTCGCCATCAAAGTACCATAGCCATTTAACAGTCACTTATAAACATTCTCCATCACACTATTACAAGTCGCCTTCGCCATTGAAGTACAAGTCACTTCTACCTTTGAAGCATGGTTATCACAAATCACCAAAACcaacaaaatattacaaatcgCCTAGTCCTTCAAAGCACAACTACAAATCCCCAAAATATTATAAGTCACCTGCTCCATCAAAATACAACAAGCCGAAGCCACCAACAAAATATTATCAGTCACCAGTTTACTACAAGTCTCCACCACCTCCACCACCAAAATACGTTAAGAAATCACCAACTTACTATAAGTCACCACCTCCACCAAAGTACGTCCAAAAATCACCAACTTACTATAAGTCACCTCCTCCACCATACTACAAACCATCTCCATCTTACTATAAATCTTCTCCACCTCCACCAAAGTACGTTCAAAAATCACCAACTTACTATAAGTCACCTCCAGCACCATACTACAAACTATCTCCATCTTACAAATCTCCTCCACCTCCACCAAAGTACATGTAG